A single region of the Longimicrobium sp. genome encodes:
- a CDS encoding type I restriction endonuclease subunit R: protein MMTEHELEQLCLQWFRSEGWQTAHGPNLTADGDSPERNDFREVVLQRRLRSAVARITPHLPDAAIEQAAHAAAHVSHPLLIERNRLFHRLLLDGVPVEYIDRERKRTDLARLIDFEHPARNDFLVVSQFTVKGTKQLRRPDLVVFVNGLPLALIELKNPADENTDVWDAFNQVQTYKDELPDLFTTNEALVVSDGVTARIGSLSADPERMLPWRTMRHERDRPLLEFELETLVRGFFMPELFLDYVRYFVLFEQDGGTLTKKIAGYHQFHAAREAVRATVVATASPASGVEVHEPIWVRDHEVLPGSHKAGVVWHTQGSGKSITMAFYAGKLLQQPEMRNPTLVVVTDRNDLDGQLFGTFSAAAELLKQTPEQANSREELREMLAARTAGGIIFTTVQKFTLLEGEAAHPRLTDRGNVVVISDEAHRSQYGKAARLDPRTGRYVYGYAKHLRDALPNATFIGFTGTPVSLEDRDTRAVFGDYVSIYDIQDAVTDGSTVPIYYESRLAKLDINQAEIERLSREVEEVVEDEEDVAARERAKSEWATLEKLVGAEPRLNQVAADLVQHFEARLEVLEGKGMIVCMSRDICASLYNEIVALRPDWHDPDPEKGAIKVVMTGSASDKKLLQPHLYTKQVKKRLEKRFKDPADPLRLVIVRDMWLTGFDAPPCHTMYVDKPMKGHSLMQAIARVNRVFRDKPGGLVVDYIGIANELKSALKTYADARGRGDATLRSEEALAIVLEKLHVLAGMMHGLDYRAYETQALKLLVPTANHILGLKDGKTRFLDTMAALMPAYALCATLDDAAEVRTEVAFFSAVRAAILKFTTVERKRTEAEKHSALKQILDNSIVATGVDDIFALAGLEKPNIGLLSPEFLEDLRHMPARNLAVELLEKLLRDEIRSRSRTNVLQEKKYDERLREALRKYHNRAIETAQVIEELIQMAKEYQAELERDANLGLSADEIAFYDALANNESAVRELGDEVLKKLAVEITQKLRESVTIDWQKREAVRARLRILVRRSLQKWKYPPDKQPGAVELVLEQAAALSDRWTR from the coding sequence ATGATGACCGAGCACGAACTCGAGCAACTCTGCCTCCAATGGTTTCGCAGCGAAGGCTGGCAGACCGCGCATGGGCCAAATTTGACGGCAGACGGCGATTCCCCTGAACGCAACGACTTTCGAGAGGTGGTGCTTCAGCGCCGGCTGCGCAGTGCCGTTGCTCGGATCACACCGCATCTCCCTGATGCCGCCATCGAACAGGCGGCGCATGCCGCGGCCCACGTAAGCCATCCGCTGCTGATCGAGCGCAACCGGCTCTTCCATCGCCTGCTCCTGGACGGCGTGCCGGTGGAGTACATCGACCGAGAGCGGAAGCGCACGGATCTGGCGCGGCTGATCGACTTCGAGCACCCGGCGCGCAACGATTTCCTGGTCGTGAGCCAGTTCACCGTGAAGGGCACCAAGCAACTGCGCCGCCCGGACCTGGTGGTGTTCGTGAACGGGCTTCCGCTGGCGCTAATCGAGCTCAAGAACCCGGCGGACGAGAACACCGACGTCTGGGACGCGTTCAACCAGGTCCAGACCTACAAGGACGAGCTCCCGGACCTCTTCACGACCAACGAGGCGCTGGTCGTGAGCGACGGCGTGACCGCGCGTATCGGATCGCTGAGCGCCGACCCGGAGCGGATGCTCCCGTGGCGTACCATGCGGCACGAACGCGACCGCCCGCTGCTGGAGTTCGAACTGGAAACGCTGGTCCGGGGCTTCTTTATGCCGGAGTTGTTCCTGGACTACGTCAGGTATTTCGTCCTGTTCGAGCAGGACGGCGGCACGCTCACTAAGAAGATCGCGGGCTACCACCAGTTCCACGCCGCGCGAGAGGCGGTGCGGGCCACCGTTGTCGCCACGGCTTCGCCCGCATCGGGCGTGGAAGTGCACGAGCCGATCTGGGTGCGTGACCACGAGGTGCTGCCCGGGTCGCACAAGGCAGGTGTCGTGTGGCACACGCAGGGCTCGGGCAAGAGCATCACCATGGCGTTCTACGCGGGCAAGCTGCTGCAGCAGCCTGAAATGCGGAACCCGACTCTCGTGGTGGTCACTGACCGCAACGACCTAGACGGACAGCTCTTCGGCACTTTCAGCGCCGCCGCCGAACTTCTGAAGCAGACGCCGGAGCAGGCCAACAGCCGCGAAGAACTCCGTGAGATGCTGGCCGCCCGCACGGCTGGCGGGATCATCTTCACGACCGTTCAGAAGTTCACGCTGCTGGAAGGCGAGGCCGCGCATCCGCGGCTCACCGACCGCGGAAACGTAGTCGTGATCTCGGACGAGGCGCACCGCAGCCAGTACGGCAAGGCCGCGCGCCTCGATCCCAGGACGGGCCGTTACGTCTACGGGTACGCCAAGCATCTGCGCGATGCCTTGCCGAACGCGACGTTCATCGGCTTCACCGGAACGCCCGTGTCGCTGGAGGACCGGGACACCCGCGCGGTGTTCGGCGACTATGTCAGCATTTACGACATCCAGGATGCGGTGACCGATGGGTCCACGGTCCCCATCTACTACGAAAGCCGCCTGGCGAAGCTCGACATCAACCAGGCCGAGATCGAGCGCCTGAGCCGGGAGGTGGAGGAGGTTGTCGAGGACGAGGAGGACGTCGCCGCCCGGGAGCGGGCCAAGAGCGAGTGGGCCACGCTCGAAAAGCTGGTCGGGGCGGAGCCACGGCTCAACCAGGTAGCCGCTGATCTCGTGCAGCACTTCGAGGCACGGCTGGAGGTGCTGGAGGGCAAGGGGATGATCGTGTGCATGAGCCGTGACATTTGCGCGAGCCTTTACAACGAGATCGTCGCGCTTCGTCCCGACTGGCACGACCCGGATCCTGAAAAAGGCGCCATAAAGGTGGTGATGACCGGCTCCGCGTCCGACAAGAAGCTGCTGCAGCCGCACCTGTACACGAAGCAGGTGAAGAAGCGGCTTGAGAAGCGGTTCAAGGACCCCGCCGATCCGCTCCGGCTCGTGATTGTCCGCGACATGTGGCTCACCGGCTTCGATGCTCCGCCGTGCCACACGATGTACGTGGACAAGCCGATGAAGGGGCACAGCCTGATGCAGGCCATCGCCCGCGTCAACCGCGTCTTCCGCGATAAGCCGGGCGGTCTGGTGGTGGATTACATCGGCATCGCCAACGAACTGAAGAGCGCGCTGAAGACCTACGCAGATGCCCGGGGACGCGGAGACGCCACGCTCCGGAGCGAAGAGGCGCTCGCCATCGTGCTGGAAAAGCTGCACGTGCTCGCGGGGATGATGCACGGCCTGGATTATCGCGCGTACGAAACGCAGGCGCTCAAGCTTTTGGTGCCCACGGCCAACCACATCCTGGGCCTGAAGGACGGAAAGACGCGGTTCTTGGACACGATGGCGGCGCTCATGCCCGCGTATGCGCTCTGCGCGACGCTCGATGATGCCGCCGAAGTACGCACGGAGGTCGCATTTTTCTCGGCGGTCCGGGCCGCCATCCTCAAGTTCACCACGGTGGAGCGGAAGCGCACGGAGGCGGAGAAGCACAGCGCGCTCAAGCAGATCCTCGACAATTCCATCGTCGCGACGGGCGTAGACGACATCTTCGCCCTGGCTGGGTTGGAGAAGCCGAATATCGGCCTCCTCTCCCCGGAGTTCCTGGAGGATCTGAGGCACATGCCGGCCCGAAATCTCGCCGTGGAGCTGCTCGAAAAGCTGCTCCGGGACGAGATCCGCTCCCGCAGCCGTACGAACGTGTTGCAGGAGAAGAAGTACGACGAAAGGTTACGGGAGGCGCTGCGCAAGTACCACAATCGTGCAATCGAGACGGCGCAGGTCATTGAGGAACTGATCCAGATGGCCAAGGAGTACCAGGCCGAGCTGGAGCGTGATGCGAACCTCGGTCTGTCCGCTGACGAAATCGCGTTCTACGATGCGCTCGCGAACAACGAGAGTGCCGTTCGGGAACTCGGCGACGAGGTGCTGAAGAAGCTCGCTGTCGAGATCACACAGAAGCTCCGTGAGAGCGTGACGATCGACTGGCAGAAGCGCGAAGCCGTGCGCGCGCGGCTCCGCATTCTGGTTCGACGGTCACTCCAGAAGTGGAAATATCCGCCTGACAAGCAGCCTGGCGCTGTGGAGCTCGTTTTGGAACAGGCGGCTGCCCTATCCGACCGCTGGACCCGGTAA
- a CDS encoding thymidylate synthase has protein sequence MNVITASSMDVLCIEAIKFIKTHGYAVKTRQGPAQQVHDLTLLLSDSRRRLLTLRAPDSLKYLAREFLAYFRGSLRARDGLQQAARRWREIADQYGYVNSNYGYYVFHERPRGQSQFQWVLDCLSRNLQSRRALININQPWHKDPDGADFPCAVAAHFFVADDYLNCRVYMRSVDVVWGVPYDLAFFAFVTELLFYSLLPIAPAIRLGSTAVVATFSQIYVRTADLADNTLAARPKLDDTMPQVADAATVLNDIYSDSTNSAILKWLHEMADFQAVSGPRT, from the coding sequence ATGAACGTGATTACGGCCAGCTCCATGGACGTCTTGTGTATTGAAGCGATTAAATTTATCAAAACGCACGGGTATGCGGTGAAGACCAGGCAGGGGCCGGCCCAGCAGGTGCACGATCTTACCCTCCTCCTTTCCGATTCGAGGCGCCGGCTGCTCACCTTGCGTGCCCCGGATTCGCTCAAGTATCTGGCGCGAGAGTTTTTGGCGTATTTTCGCGGATCTCTACGGGCTCGCGATGGACTTCAGCAGGCTGCCAGGCGCTGGCGTGAAATTGCTGACCAGTATGGATATGTGAATTCGAACTACGGCTATTACGTCTTTCACGAGCGGCCCAGGGGCCAATCTCAGTTCCAGTGGGTGCTGGACTGCCTCTCGCGGAATCTCCAGTCTCGCAGGGCTCTGATCAACATCAATCAGCCATGGCACAAGGACCCGGACGGCGCCGATTTCCCGTGCGCAGTGGCGGCGCACTTTTTCGTTGCGGACGACTACCTCAACTGCCGGGTCTACATGAGAAGTGTCGACGTAGTCTGGGGAGTGCCGTACGACCTTGCCTTCTTCGCGTTCGTCACTGAGCTGTTGTTCTATAGCCTTCTGCCAATTGCGCCTGCGATACGTTTGGGCTCTACAGCCGTTGTAGCGACGTTCAGCCAGATCTACGTGCGGACAGCCGATCTGGCGGACAATACGCTGGCCGCACGTCCCAAACTGGACGACACCATGCCGCAGGTGGCCGACGCGGCGACTGTCCTCAACGATATCTATTCAGACTCTACCAACAGTGCGATCCTCAAGTGGCTTCATGAGATGGCTGACTTCCAAGCCGTGTCTGGTCCGCGGACATGA
- a CDS encoding SIR2 family protein, producing MEFLRSLYHDELNSEGDVNIVGSVFQRSRILSELEPATYKLSYDEWVGQRKQRMLERSEDILASHVNADRFAALKRAYQRGTVLPFVGAGMSMPSGYPDWTSYLWSVQADSHVAEDDIERLLSNEDYEGAAQTLYDDLGSNLFSEHLQARFGCDNEICGPIQWLPVLFPDSHVVTTNFDTVLERVFARSQQGFDRVVLGNSLPEAVRLVAEGGRVLIKMHGSCEATADRVLLASEYGRVYADEGAVRRFFSRFIFGRSLLFLGCRLTVDRTLRAMQDVVAEEGGANLPRHYALMELADGVDRVARTKELATSNIFPIWYPAGEHDESIEALLVALTEA from the coding sequence GTGGAATTCCTCCGCTCCCTCTACCACGACGAGTTGAACAGTGAAGGCGATGTCAACATCGTCGGATCTGTCTTCCAGCGTAGTCGTATCTTGTCTGAACTTGAACCGGCGACGTACAAGCTCTCGTACGATGAGTGGGTTGGACAACGCAAACAGCGGATGCTCGAACGGTCTGAGGACATCCTTGCCTCGCACGTTAATGCAGATCGCTTTGCAGCACTCAAGCGCGCTTATCAAAGAGGGACGGTGTTGCCATTCGTGGGAGCTGGGATGTCGATGCCTAGCGGGTATCCAGATTGGACTTCCTATCTCTGGAGTGTTCAGGCGGACTCACATGTAGCGGAAGACGACATCGAGAGGCTCTTGAGCAATGAGGACTACGAAGGTGCTGCGCAGACTTTGTATGATGATTTGGGCTCGAACCTCTTTTCGGAGCATTTGCAGGCCCGATTTGGGTGCGATAACGAGATCTGTGGGCCCATTCAATGGCTTCCCGTCCTGTTTCCCGATTCGCACGTAGTTACCACCAACTTCGATACCGTCCTTGAACGGGTTTTCGCTCGCTCACAACAAGGATTTGACCGTGTGGTACTCGGCAACTCGCTACCCGAGGCCGTTCGGTTGGTAGCCGAAGGGGGGCGCGTGCTAATCAAGATGCACGGCAGTTGCGAGGCCACCGCCGATCGTGTCTTGCTCGCGAGTGAATACGGCCGCGTATACGCCGACGAGGGGGCGGTGAGGCGGTTTTTTTCACGCTTCATATTCGGCCGTTCGCTGCTGTTTCTAGGGTGTCGACTTACTGTCGATCGGACGCTACGCGCGATGCAGGACGTTGTCGCGGAGGAAGGCGGCGCGAACCTCCCACGCCACTACGCCCTCATGGAACTTGCTGACGGAGTCGATCGCGTCGCCCGTACGAAGGAACTCGCCACTTCCAACATCTTCCCGATCTGGTATCCAGCGGGTGAGCACGATGAATCCATTGAAGCTTTGTTAGTAGCGCTAACGGAGGCGTGA
- a CDS encoding class I SAM-dependent DNA methyltransferase: protein MTTEQEFLNELDRTLWTSANKLLPSLDAAVYKHVILGLVFLKYVSDAFEERQEELRGHFTSPEHDYYLPREDYDSDAAWQDAVAAELEQRDYYAEKNVFWVPVEARWQSLRDSAKIPSGAELPWMRADGTPERMRNVGWLLDNAMEAIERENPKLKNVLNKDYARLQVDGDKLGELIDLFSRANFHAKEHNGNPLNLKGKDILGHVYEYFLGQFALAEGKKGGQYYTPKTIVSLIVHMLRPFRGRVFDPAMGSGGFFVQSEEFVEEFGGKLGQISVYGQESNPTTWRLAAMNMAIRGIEFDFGEGPADSFNADQHPDLRADFVMANPPFNMKEWWNAKLENDPRWQFGTPPQNNANFAWIQHMLYHLAPGGSMALLLANGSMSSSTGGDGEIRTALVEHDLVECMLALPGQMFTNTQIPACIWFLTRMKAAREVDGRQFADRRRQFLFIDARQMGYMKDRVLRDFTREDIQRIARTFHEWQQGEGYEDVPGFCKSATLEEVRVHEHVLTPGRYVGAKDIESDDEPFGEKMVRLTGILQEQFAEGARLDERIRENLAACGYAV, encoded by the coding sequence ATGACCACAGAGCAAGAATTTCTAAACGAGCTCGATAGAACGCTCTGGACTTCAGCGAACAAGCTCCTGCCCTCGCTGGATGCTGCTGTCTACAAGCACGTCATCTTGGGACTCGTGTTCCTGAAATACGTCAGCGACGCATTTGAAGAGCGCCAGGAGGAGTTGCGGGGGCATTTTACGAGCCCCGAGCACGACTACTATCTGCCGCGCGAGGACTACGACAGCGACGCGGCTTGGCAGGACGCCGTGGCCGCCGAACTGGAGCAGCGCGATTACTACGCGGAGAAGAACGTATTCTGGGTACCCGTGGAGGCTCGCTGGCAGTCACTGCGCGATTCCGCCAAGATCCCATCGGGCGCAGAGCTGCCGTGGATGCGGGCCGATGGAACACCTGAGCGGATGCGCAACGTCGGCTGGCTGCTCGACAACGCCATGGAAGCCATCGAGCGCGAGAACCCCAAGCTGAAGAACGTCCTGAACAAGGACTATGCCCGTCTGCAGGTCGACGGGGACAAGCTGGGAGAGCTGATCGACCTGTTCAGCAGGGCCAACTTCCATGCAAAGGAGCACAACGGCAATCCGCTGAACCTGAAGGGTAAGGACATCCTTGGCCACGTGTACGAATACTTCTTGGGGCAGTTTGCGCTGGCCGAAGGAAAGAAGGGCGGCCAGTACTACACGCCTAAAACGATCGTTTCATTGATCGTGCATATGCTGCGCCCATTCCGCGGCCGCGTATTCGACCCCGCAATGGGGTCAGGCGGCTTCTTTGTTCAGAGCGAAGAATTTGTTGAGGAGTTCGGCGGAAAGCTGGGGCAGATCTCCGTGTATGGGCAGGAGAGCAACCCCACCACCTGGCGGCTGGCGGCCATGAACATGGCCATCCGCGGCATCGAGTTCGATTTCGGCGAAGGCCCGGCAGACTCGTTCAACGCCGACCAGCATCCGGACCTGCGCGCGGACTTTGTGATGGCCAATCCGCCCTTCAATATGAAGGAGTGGTGGAACGCCAAGCTGGAGAACGACCCACGCTGGCAGTTCGGCACTCCGCCGCAGAACAACGCGAACTTTGCGTGGATCCAGCACATGCTTTACCACCTCGCGCCGGGCGGGAGCATGGCCCTTCTGCTGGCGAACGGGTCAATGAGTAGCAGCACGGGCGGGGATGGCGAGATCCGGACGGCGCTGGTGGAGCACGACCTCGTAGAGTGCATGCTGGCGCTCCCAGGGCAGATGTTCACGAACACGCAGATCCCCGCGTGCATCTGGTTCCTTACCCGCATGAAGGCTGCGCGTGAGGTGGACGGTCGCCAGTTCGCCGACCGCAGGCGCCAGTTTCTCTTTATCGACGCTCGGCAGATGGGATACATGAAGGACCGGGTACTGCGCGACTTTACCCGCGAGGACATCCAGCGCATCGCACGTACCTTCCATGAATGGCAGCAGGGTGAGGGCTACGAGGACGTGCCGGGCTTCTGCAAGAGTGCCACTTTGGAAGAGGTACGTGTGCACGAGCACGTGCTCACGCCCGGGCGTTACGTGGGTGCGAAGGACATTGAGAGTGACGATGAGCCGTTTGGGGAAAAGATGGTACGATTAACGGGGATATTACAGGAACAGTTCGCGGAGGGGGCGCGGTTGGATGAGCGCATCCGGGAGAATCTGGCGGCGTGTGGTTATGCGGTTTGA